Genomic DNA from Hymenobacter jejuensis:
GGTTGGGCGAGGTACGCTTGTACAAGTCTACCGAGGCCGACACGCGGTTCTGCCACAAACCCAAGTCAATGCCGATGTTGTATTGCTCGTTATTTTCCCACTGCAAGTCAGGGTTTTGCAGGCGTGTGGGGGCGCCGCCGATCACCTGATTCTGGCTGCCCGTACCAAATACGTAACCGGTGCCGGGCACACCATTATTGGAAAGCGCGGAGGAGTTGATAGTAGCCAGAAAGGCGAACGAGCCGGCATTGAGCGGGTTACCTACTTTGCCATAACCGGCCCTGATCTTCAGGTTGCTGATGGAGGAGTAGCTCTTCAGGAAATCTTCTTCGCTCAGGCGCCAGCCGGCCGATATACCGGGGAAGAAGCCGAACTGGTTGCCGGGCGCAAACGCCGAAGAACCATCGTAGCGAGCCGTGGCCGAGAACAGGTATTTGCCGGCAAATTCGTAGTTGATGCGGCCAAAATAGCTGGCCAGCCGGCTGCGGCTGTTGTTGCCGCCGTTGTTAATCTGGGCGTTGATTGGCCCGCGGTCAATTATTTGCAGGTCGTTGCGGCTGTAGCCTACGCGGGTAGCAGTCAAGTAGAAATTGTCGAATTGCTGCGATGATTGGCCCAGCAGGAAAGTAAACTGGTGCTTATTGCCAATTATCTTGTCGTAGGTAGCCGTGTTCTCGATCAGGTAGCTGGGGCTGTAGTTGCTGCTGCTGCTGGCCGACGACTGAGAAGCCGGATACTTTGACGAGCCAACGATCGAGGGAAAGAACTGATCTTGTTGCAGAAACTGCAAATCTGCCCCGATGTTGGTCCGGAAGCGCAAGCCAGTAAGCGGCTCCAGCTCGGCGTAAAACGTGGAAGTCGCCCGGTTGCGGTTATTCTTGATTATGGGACGTAGCGCGGCCGTTACGGGGTTTTCTTCGCCGTAGTTATCGAGGCTGGAAAACTCGTAGAAACTGCCGTCGGGGTTGCGGGCGGGCGCCACCGGCGGGGCCTGCACGGCGAGCTGAATAACGCCGCTGAACTCGTTGTTTTCGTTGTTGAGCGGGCGCTCGTCTTGGTGCGTCAGCGCGAGCGTGTTACCGATTTTCAGAATTTTGCTGAGCTGCACTTCCCCGTTAGCCCGCAGCGTAAAGCGCTGAAAGTTAGAATTGATGATGGTACCATCTTGCTGAAAGTAGCCCGCACTAACGGCGTAGCGGGCCTTCTCGCTGCCACCCGTGGCGGAGATGGCGTAGTTCTGAATCTTGGCGGGTCGGAAAATCTCATCCAGCCAGTTGGTGCCTTTTCCCAGTGACGCCGGATCAGCATACTTCGGGATAATGGCCAGGCCGCCCGCGGTGCGCGCCTCGTTGTTAAGCTGCGCAAATTGCGTGGCATTGAGCATCGGAATCTGCCGCCAAACGTTTTGAGTACCCACGTACGCGTCGAGATTAATATTGGCCGTGCCCGCTTTGCCGCGCTTGGTGGTGATCAGTACCACGCCGTTGGCAGCCCGCACGCCGTAGATGGCCGTGGCGGAGGCATCTTTCAGCACGTCGATGCTTTCAATGTCGTTGGGGTTGATGGTGCTGAGCTCCGTGCCGGTTGCGTTGCCGTTGCCGTCTACCGCTGTCGGGAGCGGAAAGCCGTCCACCACATAAAGCGGGCTATTGTTGCCGGCGGAGGTAATGCCCCGCACCCGCACCGACGTACCCCCGGCGCCGCCCGGCGCCCCCGAGTTCGACACGATTTGCACGCCAGCCGCCCGGCCTTGCAGGGCTTGTGCGGCATCAGCAACCGGCTGAGCGGCAATTTCCTTGGCCGATACGGAAGCCACAGAACCGGTTACGCTCGTCCGCTCCTGAGTGCCGTAACCAACTACCACCACTTCTTTCAAGGCCTGCGTGTCTTCGCTCAGCGTAACGTTGAACGATGTCGAGGCGCCAGTCACCGGGACTTCGCGGCGGGTGTAGCCTACGTAGCTGAATACCAGCGTACTCCCTTCGGGCACCTCCAGGCTGAAATTGCCGCTGGCATCGGTGCTGGTACCTTGCGAGCTGCCTTTCACCACCACCGTGACGCCCGGCAGGCCTTCGCCATTACTCTGAGTGACGCGCCCTGATACGGGAACGTTTGCGGTTTGGAACGGCCCAACCTCCCGTGAAGGAGCGTTCGGCAATGGCGTAGCCGCCGCCGATTGTACAAACGTTGGCGTACTGCCCGCGGCGAGCAGCACTGCACTCCGCAGCAGCAGGTTTCTGTAAGAATGTGAAAGCATAGAGGTGAGGTTATAAGTGGCTAATTTTTGAGTGAATGGATGCTGATGTATGCGCAAACCGAATCTTGAATAAAGCGTAGTCCGATAGACTTAAGTGCATGATCCAAGGCTTCGTTAAAAACTCATCTCAAAACTATAAGTGATTGGTTATAAGTATGTTATGATATGTTTTCGCCTCAACAATTGTTGCGAAAACATGCTTTGGCAGCAGGCATAGCAAGCGGATAAGCAATAGGCATAGGGACCCCGCGTGCAACAGGCAATGCGGACGAGGTGGGAGAAAAGCTGCTGGTAATTTGTGGCGAGGCAGCGGAGCGTCAGTTACAATCGGGTGTGCTTTGCAGCAGGAGCGGAGCGGCTCTTAGCAGGGGTACTTGTGCGTTTCAAGAGCCAGTGATGCTGGTCTGGAAGCGGTTTGCTAAGGGCGTCTGTTAAGAAGATCGTAAGCGGAATCGATTTCGGGCAAAAAGAAATTGCAGATTCGAGCTGCAAGTCAAGTTATTTTTGGAATATCGACAGGATAAATGTAAATATATTTTTCTAATACGTACATTTTACACAATAATTTTTTTGGCTCTATGAATACCCGCCAAGAGGTCCTGGATTTTGTGAAGAACGGCCACACCCGTTTTCTGCCGCACCTCTCCATCGACTGCGTAATTTTCGGCTACCATGCGCATCAGCTGAAAATTCTGCTGATCCGGCATCACGGGCACGAAAAATGGAGCTTGCCGGGCGGCTACATCGCCCGCGACGAAACGCTTACGCAGGCGGCACACCGCATTCTGGCCGAAAAAACGCAAATCACGGACCTGTTTCTGCAACAGTTCTATGTGTTTGGCGACAGCGTGGTGCGCATGAGCCGAATCGAAACGCAGCAGACGCACAACACCACTTTTGCCAAAGTAGGCGTTACCCTTGGCGATAATCACTGGCTATCGGAGCGGACGTTGTCCATTGGCTACTATGCCTTGGTCGATTACCTGGATGTGGTAGTAACGCCTGAGTTTCTGGTAGATGGGTTCTGCTGGTTGGAAATCAAAGAGATTCCGCCGCTCGAGTATGACCACAACGAAATCATCGCCAAAGCCCTAGCCACGCTACGCTCGCAGATTTACCAGCAGCCCATCGGCTACAGTCTGCTGCCCGAGAAGTTTACGCTGCCGGAAATACACGCGCTCTACGAAACTATTCTGGGCAAGCAGTTTGACCGCCGCAACTTCCGCAAAAAGCTGCTTACGCTCGGCCTGATCCGGCAGCTGGACGAGCAAAAACGCATCGGTCCGCACCGTTCCCCGTTTCTGTATGAGTTTGATTTGGAGAACTATCGCAAAGCCTTGGAAGAAGGCTCGGTACTGGCTTTTTAGGGCTGCGTACTAGCACGTTGTTTGCAAAAGAATCCCTGGCTTCTCCAAAACCTTATCTTACAGGGCGTTTGGAGCCAATAGCTTAAGTATACATTTCCTTTCCATCCTAAAACCCAACCCAGCCGCACTATGACTTCCCGAAGATCCTTCTTGGCCTCGGCCGCCCTGCTCTCCGCCGGCTTGCTGGTGTCTCCTTCTTTGTTGGCTTACAACAAGCGCTACGTAGGTTTGCAGCTCTATACCGTGCGCGACGCCATGGAGAAAGACCCAGCCGGTACCTTAGCCAAACTGGCCAAAATCGGGTACAACTCGGTGGAAGGCGCCACCTACACGGGCAGCCAGAAATTCTATGGCATGACGCCCCAGGCATTTGCCGCGTTGCTCAAGCAAAACGGCCTGATCATGCCTAGCAGCCATTATCGGCTCGGCGAAGAGCAAATGAAGGGCGAGGCTGTGCAGGGCACTATTCTGCACGGCTGGGACAAGGCCGTGGATGACGCCGCCGCGGCCGGTGTGAAGTACATGGTGTGCGCGTATTTATCGGAAGCCGAGCGGGGCAACCTGGAGCACTACAAGTACATCGCCGAGCAACTCAACAAAGCGGGCGAACGGTGCCAGAAAGCCGGCATCCAGTTGTGCTACCACAACCACGATTTCGAATTCAAAGCCCAAGACGGCAAGCTGCCGTATGACTTGCTGCTCACCGGTACCGATAAAAAGCTGGTGCAGATGGAATTAGACTTGTACTGGGTGACCAAAGCCGGCCACGACCCGCTGGCTCTGTTTAAGCAGCACCCCGGCCGCTTCCCGCTGTGGCACGTCAAAGACATGGATAAGACGCCGCAGAAAGCCTTCACGGAAGTGGGCAACGGCAGCATCGACTTCAAGAAGATATTTGCCCACGCCGACGAAGCCGGCCTGAAGTACTTCTTCGTGGAGCAGGACTCGACCCCCGGCTCACCCTTCGACAGCGTAACCAAAAGCATCAACTACATCAAGAAGAACTTGGTGTAGAAGCAGTTAAGCTCTATTGGCCCGCGGCCGGCAATTCGCGAACCCAGATGTTACGAAAACTGAGGGGTTCGCTTTTGTCGCCGTGGGCTTGCAGCTTAATCGGGGCAGGGCCGTGGCTTTGGTAAACGGGCTTGCCAATGTAAAGTGTTGGTCCTAAAAGAGTTGCGTTGTTCTCGACTAGTACCCCATTAAACAGCACCGTCACGCGGGCGGGTGTGGCCATGGCGCCATCGGCCGCAAACGTGGGGGCCGTCCAGATCACGTCGTAGGTTTGCCATTCGCCGGGCTTGCGGGTGGGGTTGGCCAGCGGAATCAGCTGCTTGTAAATGCTGCCCGCCATGCCGTTGACGTAGGTTTTGTTGTTATACGAATCCAGAATCTGCAATTCGTACCCCAAGTCGCCTTTGCCGAGTGAGGCCAGAAACACGCCGCTGTTGCCTCGCGCCTGCGCCGTGCCGCTGATGTTGGCCGGCACGCGCCACTCTAGGTGCAGTTGGTAGTTGGTGAAGGAGCGCTTGGTTTCGATGTTGCCCGCGTCTTTTTTCACGGTCATTATGCCCTTGGCGACGGTCCATTTGGCGGGCGCCGTGCGGTCGTCGGTTGATACCCACTGGTCGAGGTTCTTCCCGTCGAACAGGATCAAGGCGTCGGAAGGCGCGTCGCTGCTGGTTTTGCCTGGCGTAACTACTTTCGGAACGGGCTCCCACACCTCCGTGTCCTCGGGTTTACCAGTTTGTTGGGCGTGGGCGGCGCCGAAGCTGCCGGCCAGCAATGCAGTAAGTACCAGGCGAAGTTTCATGTGGGTGTTGGCTTGAGTCGGGGTTTGGGAGTACTACGAAAGCAGGTTCTTTTTTATGTAAGAAGCGCTCTGCGTGATGCTTTGGTAAGCGTCAATGGCGAAATATTCCTGCTCCATAAAAAGGTGGCGGAGCCCGGAAGCCGTCGCGTGCTGAAAGATTTTCTTGAAATCGATTGAGCCCGCACCTACTTCGGTATTGTGTTCAGGCTGAGCCTTATCCATGTCTTTGACGTGCCACATCGTAAAGCGTTTGGGGTGGGCCTCGATGAGTTTTACGGGGTCCTGACCGGCCCGCACCACCCAATACAGATCCAGCTCAAAATCAACCAACGCCGGGTCGGTTTCCTTCAATAGCACGTCGTAGAGGGTAGTGCCGCCCACCGACTTAAATTCAAAATCGTGGTTGTGGTACGCGACCCGAAGGCCCGCGGCTTTACACAACTCGCCGGCCTTGTTTACCCTCTCCGCGACCACCTTGAAATCATCCGCGGTGGCTCTTAGCTTATCATCCAGATGCGGCACCACGACGTACGTCTGCCCGCAGATTTTGGCGGCTTCGATGTACGTTTTCAAAGCATCCTGATTACCATCCCGGACAAAGCCGTTCATCTCGTAATGCCCGGAGGAAGTCGTCAGCCCATTGGCCGCCAGCACCGCTTTAAAGTCCTTTGCTGTCAGGCCCCAGAAGCCGCCTGCTTTGCTATAGCCGTAGGTCTCAACCTCCTGATAACCAGCTTTTGCAACTTTGGTCAACACGCCTTTTACATCCTTGCCGATGTAATCGCGCAGGGTATACAGTTGCAATCCCACTTTCAGAGAGGAAGGGGAAGCCAGCAATTTTCCGGGTTCCAGCAACGAAAGTGCGGATAGCAAGCCGGCTTGACGGAGGAAGGTTCTTCTCTGCATTAGGGGAATAATTTAATTAGATAAACAACTGATCAACAGATAAATGCACGATGCATCACACATCGCATATCTGAATGGCTTTGCGAAGCGAAGCAAGTTTATCGGCCTGCTTTGGCACAAATTCCTGGGCTACGTAGCCCTTAAACCCGGTGGCTTTGATGGCGCGCATCACCGCCGGATAATATAGTTCCTGCGTATCGTCGATCTCGTTGCGGCCCGGCACGCCGCCCGTGTGGTAGTGCGCGATGTAGGCATGGTTGTCGGTGATGTTGCGGATGATATCGCCTTCGTCAATCTGCATGTGGTAGATGTCGAAGAGAAGCTTGAAGTTTTCGGACCCCAGCTTCTTGGCCAGCGTCACGCCCCACGCCGTCCGGTCGCATTGGTAGTCTTTGTGGTTGATTTTGCTGTTCAGCAACTCCATGACCAGCACCACTTTATGCTTGGCGGCTACTTCCAGCAGAGGCGTCAGTCCCTTCACGCAGTTGGCCCACCCAGTTTCGTCGTCTTTGCCCCGGCGGTTGCCGCTAAAGCAAATCAGATTTTTGTAGCCCGCTTTGGCCACCAGCGGAATCATTTCCGAATAGTTTTTCAGCAGCGTCGCATGGTACTGCGGGTCGTTGAACCCATCGGTCAGGTTGATCTCCGCGCCGTTGCACATGGGCGAGTCGAGGCCATATTTCTTCAGCGTGGGCCACTCTTTGGGGCCCACTAGGTCAATGCCCTTGATGCCGATGTTTTTGGCGGCCGCGCACAATTCATCAAGCGATAACTCCTTATAGCACCAGCGGCAGACCGAGTGGTTGATGTTATTCTTGAGGGCAACTTCTTCCGCTTCTTTCACTTCCGGCACAAATGAGCTTAACGCACCCGCCGCACCCGCTGCCGCCGTGCCAGCCAGAATGTTTTTGATTACAGTACGACGATTCGGATGCGATGCCATGATGCAAGTAATTGATTGTTAAGAAGATACGAGTGGGCAGCCGTCGCACGCCACCCATGCGCAACTGCTGGCGACTGAAGACAGCGAGAGCCGATTATTTCAAGCTCAGGATATACTTCACCATTTCTTTTGCGTCTTCCACGGGTACGCCGGGATGCGGCGTCATGGCCACTTCGCCCCAATTGCCTTTGCCGCCCTGAATGATCTTGTTGGCGAGCATCGTGATGTTGGCGTCAGTAGCGGGATATTTCTGCGCTACGGCCGTGTAAGCCGGGCCCACCAACAGATCACGCTCTTTGTGGCAGCTGGTGCAGTCCGAGGCCGTGATCAGTTTGGCGCCTTTGGCCACCACGCCGCCCGTGTGCTCGGTACCGATTTTGGTCGCGTTGGTGTCGACGGTGGGCTGGTGGGCTACCGCCGAAAGGTTAGCCGAGGAAACGCTATCGCTGTTGAGCTCCGCAGAAGAAGCCTCGCGCACGCTCGTTTCGGTGGTTTCGGTTTTTTTCGTCTCGGAATCGCAAGCCGCGAGCAGGGCACAGAAGCTGAAAAACAGGGCGGTTTTTTTCATAAGATGGTAGTTTTATAACCCCAGTAAAGTGTTGTTGAAATCAGAATTGGAGGCCGTGCTGACGAAATCGTCGAAGGCTTTGTCGGTAACCCGGATGATGTGATCGCGAATGAATTGGGCTCCTTCGCGGGCGCCGTCTTCGGGGTGCTTCAAGGCGCATTCCCACTCCAGCACCGCCCAGCCGGGAAAGTCGTATTGGGCGAGCTTGCTGAAAATGGCTTTGAAATCGACCTGTCCGTCGCCCAGGGAGCGGAAGCGGCCGGCTCGGTCAACCCAGTTCTGGTAGCCGCCGTACACGCCCTGCCGGCCCGTAGGGTTAAACTCGGCATCCTTGACGTGGAACATCTTAATCCGCTCGTGGTAGATGTCGATATATTCCAGATAATCAAGGCATTGCAAGATGAAGTGCGACGGGTCGTAGAGCAGGCACGCGCGCGGATGCTGGTTTACTTTGTCCAGAAACATTTCGTATGTGACTCCGTCGTGCAGGTCTTCGCCCGCATGGATTTCGTAGCACAAGTCCACGCCGTGCTCGTCAAACACATTCAGAATCGGCGTCCAGCGGCGCGCCAGTTCCGTGAAAGCCGTGTCGACCAAGCCCGCCGGGCGTTGCGGCCACGGGTACACCATCGGCCAAAGTAACGCGCCGCTAAACGTGACGTGCGCCTTAAGCCCCAGATTTTGAGAGGCTTGCGCGGCGTATTTCAATTGCTGCACGGCCCATTCCTGCCGCGCCTGCGGGTTATTCCGATACGCTTCCGGCGCAAAGCCATCGAATAGTTGGTCGTAAGTGGGGTGCACGGCCACCAACTGCCCCTGCAAGTGCGTGGATAACTCCGTGATCTCCAGCCCCGCCGCATTGACGGTGCCCCGAATCTCATCGGCGTAGGTTTTGCTTTCGGCAGCCTTTTGCAGATCGATAAAGCGCGGATCGGTCGTCGGAATCTGAATCCCCTTGAAACCTAGGTCCTTAGCCCAGGCACAGATCGATTCGAGGCTGTTGAACGGAGCTTGATCGCTGATGAACTGGGCCAGAAAAATGGCGGGTCCCTGAATGGTAGTCATAGGTAGATCAGACGATGAAATCGGTCCATTTTTTATCTGACTTGCCCGAAGCAATCACGTTCTCAATAAAGGCCATGCCGCGCACGCCTTCCGTAAGGCTCGGATAATCAAGGGCTTCTGGGGAAGCCGGCTCGCCCGCAAGCTCGGCTTGCAGGGTCAGAGCGAAGTTGCGGTAGAGGTTGGCAAAGGCTTCTAAGTAACCCTCGGGGTGCCCGGCCGGGGTGCGCGTGTTGTGCTGGGCGTAAGAGCTCACGTACCCGGTTCCGGCACGCCAGATTTCCGTAGGTTTATCTAACCATTTGACCTGCAAGGTGTTAGCATCAACCTGTTGCCACTCTACCCCGCCTTTTTCGCCATACGCCCTGACTCGGACGTTGTTTTCCTCGCCGGCGGCAATCTGCGAGGCGGTGAGCACGGCGCTGGCCCCGTTGGAGAGCTTCAGCAGCACGGCCCCATCGTCGTCTAGCTGCCGGCCGGCTACTACCACATTAATATCAGCGCAGAGCTTAACCACTTGCAAGCCAGATACATACTCCAGCAGGTTGAAGGCATGCGTGCCGATGTCGCCCATGGCGCCGGCAATTCCGCTGCGCGTAGGGTCGGTGCGCCAGGCGGCTTGCTTGTTGTCGGAGCCTTCCTCGAAGCTGCTAAGCCAGCCCTGGGGGTATTCCACGTACACTTTGCGGATGGTGCCGAGTGCGCCGGAGGCGATTAGCTGCCGGGCCTCTTTTACCATCGGGTAGCCGGTGTAGGTATGGGTCAGGCAGAGCTTTTTGCCGCTGGCGGCCGCTATTTGCTGTAGTTCCTTGGCCTCGGCCAGTGAGAACGTCATCGGCTTGTCGAGGATGACGTGAAAGCCGTTTTCCAACGCCAGCTTGGCGGGCTGGAAGTGCAGGTGATTGGGCGTGACGATGGAAATGACCTGCACGCGCTCGGCTTCGGGCCGCTGCTTTTCCTGCTCGATTAAGTCTTGGTAGGAGGCGTACACGCGGTCGGGCGGCAAGCCCAGCAATACGCCGGTAGCCCTGGATTTCTCGGCATCGCTGCTGAAGGCTCCGGCCGTGAGTTCATACAATCCATCGAGAGAGGCGGCAATGCGGTGAATGGCCCCAATAAAGGCACCTTGTCCGCCGCCGATCATGCCCAGTCGTAGTTTCATGTAGTGATGATGAGGTTCTTAGCCTTACACTTCGAGGCGGGCATTGGCCTCCGCGTAGCTTATATCTTCGGATGATACGGGTGCGTTACGGTCCTTAAACAGTAGGATAAACACGAGCAGAACCGCCGCCGCAATGCCAGCCGGGATGAGCCAGATGGTACGCCAGTCGTGCAGGTCGTTGGCAACTTTATGGGCGTCCACGATCTGGCCCGAAAGCAGCGAGCCAATCAGCATGCCCACGCCGTACGTAGCCAGCGTGATGAAGCCCTGGGCAGCACTTTTCGACTGCTCGCCGGCTAGGTTATCGGTATAAATCTGGCCGGTTACGAAGAAGAAATCGTAGCAGATGCCGTGCAGTACAATGCCCGCAATCAGCATCCAGTAGGCGCTTTCGCCGTTGCCGTAAGCAAAGAAAGCATACCGAATTACCCAAGCCAACATCCCGATGGCCAGCATTTTCTTAACACCTAATCGGCTGAAAAACACTGGGATCAGGAGCATGAACAGCACTTCCGAAACCTGCCCCAGGCTCTGCACGCCGGCCGCCGATTTCATGCCTACTTCGTTCAGGAAGGGGTTGGTGAAGCCGTAGTAAAAGGACAGGGGCACGCAGATGGCCACCGACGCCAGAAAAAAGATCAGGTACGAGCGGTTCTTGAGCAGTCCGATGGCTTCCAGGCCCAGCAAATCGCCGATGCTGCTTTTCCCTTCCTTCTTGACCGGGGGAGTAGGAGGCAGGGTGAAGCTAAATAAGCCCAGCAGCAGCGAAGCGCCGGCCGCCATCTTGAACGTAAGCCCAAGATTGTCAGTCTGTTCCCAGTTGAGCCAGCCGATCGTAATACCCGCGATAATCCAGCCCAGCGTGCCCAGCACCCGAATCATAGCAAACTCCTTCTGCGGGTTTTGCATCTGCCGGAAGGAGATGGAGTTTACCAGCGCCAGCGTGGGCATGTAGAGGATCATGTACGTCAGGATGCTGGGGTAGAAGCTGCTGAAATCGGCAGCCATCGAAGCCCGCCACAGCAAAGCCGCACCCGCTAAGTGCAAGACTCCCAATATCTTCTGCGCCGAGAAGAAACGATCCGCGATCAGCCCAATGACGAAGGGCGCGATGATGGCCCCAATCGATTGCGTGAGAAACGCGGCGCCCACCTGCGTGCCCGTCGTGTGGAGGTTGTGCAGCAGGTACGTCCCCACTGTCACGAACCAGGCGCCCCAGATGAAAAACTCCAGGAACATCATCAGGGACAGTTTGAAGCGGATGGTTGGGGTCATACGGGATAGGGTTGGCGGGAGGGTAAAGATTTGTCGTTCAGGTAGTTGGCCTCACCCTCAGGCGCTTTGAGAGCCTGAGGGTGAGATCCCGACGTAAGGTTCAGAAGTATAAATTTAGGCTTTCATATAACTACTTGATTATCAAGTAGTAGCCCAAGCTCTGTCGCCTTTTTTGTAGGGTACGTCACCGTCGTAGCGACCGGGCACGGGCAGGTAGCGCAGCGCTTTGGTTGCGCCTACTTCGGAGGTGAAGTAACCAAGCAGCGTGAGCTGCTTCATCATCCGGAAATAATGGCTGGGGTCGTCTTTGCGCTGGTTGGCCGTGAACTCCTTTTGCTCTTTGTCCAACGCCGTCAGGAAGGTGGTACGCTGGGCCGGGGTGCACTCCAGGAAGGTTTTGCCGGTTTGTTTCTTGCAGTCTTTGTCGAGCTGCGTAATGCCGTTCAGGAAGATTTTCTGGTCGGCGGGCGTGTAGCAATCGCGTACCATCACGGCCATAAAGCTGCCCACCTGCGCCGCTTTGGCGCCGGGGCTCTTCGCCGTAGTAGGTAAAATCGTATCGGCTACTTCATCCATCAAACGAACCTGATCCTGATTTAGGAAAGGCTTGTCGGAGGTTTTGG
This window encodes:
- a CDS encoding nucleoside permease, yielding MTPTIRFKLSLMMFLEFFIWGAWFVTVGTYLLHNLHTTGTQVGAAFLTQSIGAIIAPFVIGLIADRFFSAQKILGVLHLAGAALLWRASMAADFSSFYPSILTYMILYMPTLALVNSISFRQMQNPQKEFAMIRVLGTLGWIIAGITIGWLNWEQTDNLGLTFKMAAGASLLLGLFSFTLPPTPPVKKEGKSSIGDLLGLEAIGLLKNRSYLIFFLASVAICVPLSFYYGFTNPFLNEVGMKSAAGVQSLGQVSEVLFMLLIPVFFSRLGVKKMLAIGMLAWVIRYAFFAYGNGESAYWMLIAGIVLHGICYDFFFVTGQIYTDNLAGEQSKSAAQGFITLATYGVGMLIGSLLSGQIVDAHKVANDLHDWRTIWLIPAGIAAAVLLVFILLFKDRNAPVSSEDISYAEANARLEV
- a CDS encoding gluconate 2-dehydrogenase subunit 3 family protein → MNRRDALARVAILMGGTVIGADYFLSSCSSPTKEKTKEGKEVAKTSDKPFLNQDQVRLMDEVADTILPTTAKSPGAKAAQVGSFMAVMVRDCYTPADQKIFLNGITQLDKDCKKQTGKTFLECTPAQRTTFLTALDKEQKEFTANQRKDDPSHYFRMMKQLTLLGYFTSEVGATKALRYLPVPGRYDGDVPYKKGDRAWATT